In Flavobacterium lacustre, a genomic segment contains:
- a CDS encoding response regulator transcription factor: MKSKKREIVLIEDDLALGSSISELLVLSDFNVNWFKDGVEALFYLNKHIPDIVISDLMMPHMDGEELFLNIRKNSRFNTIPFVIITANIDDEVKFKQLENGVNDYIMKPFRVKELIFKINNVLNFRKSIEKKFKPDPFSKVTIKLSEKDFMTSLNELLAKNLKSKIDINDLANQLYISKSTLDKRIRKHANKNISQYIREFKIDYAIKLINLGEKNIQFLSDETGFRSLSYFSISFKSYLNVSPSDYVKSICVDK, from the coding sequence ATGAAAAGTAAAAAAAGGGAGATAGTATTAATTGAGGATGATTTGGCTTTAGGAAGTTCAATATCAGAGCTTTTAGTGCTAAGTGACTTTAATGTGAATTGGTTCAAAGATGGTGTTGAAGCCCTTTTTTATTTAAATAAACATATTCCGGATATTGTCATCAGTGACTTGATGATGCCGCATATGGATGGAGAAGAATTGTTCTTAAACATCAGAAAAAACAGTAGATTTAATACCATTCCTTTTGTTATAATTACTGCAAATATTGACGATGAGGTAAAGTTTAAACAGCTCGAAAATGGAGTGAATGATTATATCATGAAGCCTTTTAGGGTGAAGGAATTGATTTTTAAAATTAACAATGTGTTAAATTTTAGAAAAAGTATAGAAAAAAAATTTAAGCCTGATCCTTTTTCAAAAGTTACTATAAAATTATCTGAAAAAGATTTCATGACTTCTTTAAATGAACTTTTAGCTAAGAATTTAAAATCAAAAATTGATATTAATGATTTGGCAAATCAACTTTATATCAGCAAATCAACTTTGGATAAAAGAATAAGAAAGCATGCCAATAAAAATATCAGTCAATATATTAGAGAGTTTAAGATAGATTATGCTATAAAACTAATTAATCTAGGCGAAAAAAACATCCAATTTTTGTCAGATGAAACTGGATTTCGTTCCTTGTCTTATTTCTCTATAAGTTTTAAATCCTACCTTAATGTTTCTCCTAGTGATTACGTAAAATCTATATGTGTAGATAAATAA
- a CDS encoding PAS domain-containing protein, with product MKNLLLSISKANNHLLKESSIDNALNSCITDIGIGQDIDRCYIFKNEIDDEVLKLYYKYEWCNTDIEPYLGSPDLNGIPYDTFPGLYITLSKDEPLHGLVKDSDNQIFKEVMEMQGIKSYLFTPIFSNNKFWGWIGYDDCTTERIWKDDEVYALHTVARNIGIRLNQEKTISKLESALEKFDFYMKGSNQAMWELDLKTDKTVYSYNYAGMLGYTLHEIQKIPNFWQNNVYPKDLELVKNQIESYISGKTKEYEGITRIKHKNGHYVWIKYAGLLSRNEDGIPLKITGSHIDISEIKEKELQLEISEEKYRFIAENTSDLICQHAPDMTYLYVSSSSEEILGYKPEELLHRNPIEFIHPDDLQLITAHHEKLIKQLEKPVITFRYKKKDGSYIWLEAQVKLIFDIENKIIGIQSSNRDVSDRIKATEDIKHALLKERELNELKSKFVSMASHQFRTPLTVIYSNAELIEMKVQKMEKKFVANINTICQRMRSEVDRMTELMNNILVFGKYELKETKKDIKPIDFIDFTEKLIETYFDNEADGRKIKLQVIGEKRILFTDETLMLHITTNLIGNAFKYSENRPEPQITIRYLEDEINIEILDYGIGIPEKDIQNLFTSFFRAKNTSTIKGSGLGLAIVKQFTEFLNGKIALKSEENLGTTITLNFPYDQK from the coding sequence ATGAAAAATCTCTTATTGAGTATTTCAAAAGCCAATAACCATCTTCTAAAAGAGAGTAGTATTGACAACGCACTTAATTCTTGTATTACTGATATTGGTATCGGACAAGACATTGACAGATGCTACATTTTTAAAAATGAAATTGATGATGAAGTTCTAAAACTGTATTACAAGTATGAATGGTGTAATACTGATATTGAACCTTACCTTGGCAGTCCGGATTTAAACGGAATACCTTATGATACTTTTCCTGGACTTTATATTACGCTTTCAAAAGACGAACCTTTACATGGCCTAGTAAAAGACAGCGATAATCAAATTTTTAAAGAAGTGATGGAAATGCAAGGCATCAAATCCTATTTATTTACGCCAATATTTTCGAATAATAAATTTTGGGGTTGGATTGGTTATGATGATTGTACAACAGAGCGAATCTGGAAGGATGATGAAGTATATGCTTTACACACTGTGGCCAGAAATATTGGAATTCGACTGAATCAAGAAAAAACAATTTCAAAATTAGAATCTGCTTTAGAAAAGTTTGACTTCTACATGAAAGGATCAAACCAAGCCATGTGGGAATTAGATTTGAAAACCGATAAAACGGTATATTCCTATAATTATGCAGGAATGTTAGGATATACATTACATGAAATCCAAAAGATACCAAATTTCTGGCAGAATAACGTATATCCAAAAGATTTAGAACTAGTTAAAAATCAAATTGAAAGTTATATTTCAGGGAAAACAAAAGAATACGAGGGAATCACTCGGATTAAGCATAAAAATGGACATTATGTTTGGATAAAATACGCCGGTTTACTTTCTAGAAATGAAGACGGAATTCCTCTAAAAATTACGGGTTCACATATCGATATTTCAGAAATTAAAGAAAAGGAATTACAATTAGAAATTTCTGAGGAAAAATACCGATTTATTGCCGAAAACACTTCGGATTTAATTTGCCAACATGCACCGGATATGACCTATCTGTATGTTTCTTCTTCTTCCGAAGAAATTTTAGGCTATAAACCCGAAGAATTATTACACAGAAACCCAATAGAGTTTATTCATCCGGATGATTTACAATTGATTACTGCTCATCATGAGAAACTGATTAAACAGTTAGAAAAACCCGTAATAACGTTTCGATATAAGAAAAAAGACGGCAGTTATATCTGGCTGGAAGCTCAAGTCAAACTTATTTTTGATATTGAAAATAAAATAATTGGAATTCAATCCTCAAACAGGGATGTGAGTGATCGAATCAAAGCTACCGAAGATATAAAACATGCCCTTTTGAAAGAAAGAGAACTCAACGAATTGAAATCTAAATTTGTATCTATGGCTTCTCACCAATTCAGGACTCCATTGACCGTGATTTATTCGAATGCTGAATTGATAGAGATGAAAGTTCAAAAAATGGAGAAAAAATTCGTTGCGAACATAAATACGATTTGCCAAAGAATGAGAAGCGAAGTCGATCGCATGACGGAATTAATGAATAATATTCTCGTTTTCGGAAAATATGAATTGAAAGAAACTAAAAAAGACATAAAACCAATCGATTTTATTGATTTTACAGAAAAACTGATTGAAACCTATTTCGATAATGAAGCTGATGGACGCAAAATCAAACTTCAAGTAATAGGTGAAAAAAGAATCCTTTTTACCGATGAAACTTTAATGCTTCACATCACAACAAATTTGATTGGTAATGCGTTTAAGTATTCGGAAAACAGACCTGAGCCACAAATTACAATTCGTTATTTAGAAGACGAAATCAATATAGAAATTTTAGATTACGGTATTGGAATTCCTGAGAAAGACATTCAAAACTTATTTACCTCTTTTTTTAGGGCAAAAAACACGAGCACAATAAAAGGCTCCGGATTAGGTTTAGCTATTGTAAAACAATTTACGGAATTCCTAAATGGTAAAATCGCATTAAAAAGCGAAGAAAATCTGGGTACAACAATTACTTTAAATTTTCCTTATGACCAAAAATAA
- a CDS encoding hybrid sensor histidine kinase/response regulator — protein MTKNKILVVDDEQNISEVITEFLTNENYEVRTASNGYEALKVLDNWIPDLIVSDIMMPVMDGNQFHETVRDNKTLCFIPFIFLTAKKEYNIERRSLLSGADDFLSKPFKLKTLKRIIDVRIENFNRIKNNYNVFDVSKNPTILHEINTPLYSILEYINLLIENGENFKKEETQSFYEAIKKSGDRLNRTLKNLILFQKLKNNVLDFSDQTGSNPLETFLKVKQEICKTNEVDETSINFSIDECNLQISAENLEIIFIELLDNGLKFSLEDQTIEVSGKQFNESYYELVIQDFGMGFSQDELRKIDATTQFNRDKNEQQGLGLGLYIVKAIVKKTGGTFSIVSKEGEGTTIKLFFPIQN, from the coding sequence ATGACCAAAAATAAAATACTTGTCGTTGATGACGAACAAAATATTAGTGAAGTAATCACAGAATTTCTTACTAATGAAAATTACGAGGTAAGAACCGCTTCAAATGGCTACGAAGCATTAAAAGTATTAGACAATTGGATTCCTGATTTAATTGTCAGCGATATCATGATGCCTGTTATGGATGGAAATCAATTTCATGAAACAGTAAGAGACAATAAAACCTTATGTTTTATTCCTTTTATTTTTTTAACAGCAAAAAAAGAATACAATATTGAGCGAAGATCCTTGCTTAGCGGGGCGGATGATTTCCTGTCGAAACCTTTTAAATTAAAGACATTAAAAAGAATTATTGATGTTCGAATTGAAAACTTCAATAGAATAAAAAATAATTACAATGTTTTTGACGTAAGTAAAAACCCAACTATTTTACACGAAATCAACACGCCACTTTACAGCATATTAGAATACATCAATCTTTTGATAGAAAACGGAGAAAATTTTAAAAAAGAAGAAACCCAATCCTTTTATGAAGCTATAAAAAAATCCGGGGACCGTCTAAACCGTACTTTGAAAAACTTAATTCTTTTTCAAAAATTAAAAAATAATGTACTTGATTTCTCCGATCAAACGGGATCAAATCCACTTGAAACGTTCTTAAAAGTAAAGCAAGAGATTTGTAAAACAAATGAAGTTGATGAAACCAGCATTAATTTTAGCATTGATGAATGCAATCTTCAAATAAGCGCAGAAAATTTAGAAATTATTTTTATAGAGTTGCTTGACAATGGACTAAAATTCTCCTTAGAAGATCAAACAATAGAGGTTTCCGGTAAGCAATTTAATGAATCTTATTATGAACTTGTAATACAAGATTTCGGGATGGGTTTCTCTCAAGATGAATTACGGAAAATCGATGCTACAACACAATTTAACCGTGATAAAAACGAACAACAAGGTTTGGGTTTAGGACTTTATATTGTAAAAGCTATCGTAAAAAAAACAGGTGGTACGTTCAGTATCGTATCAAAAGAAGGAGAAGGAACAACTATCAAATTATTTTTCCCGATACAAAATTAA
- a CDS encoding RNA polymerase sigma factor, whose protein sequence is MKVINLHQEENETIQLAIENNRFAQQQIYTQFSPKMLSVCRRYINDIHQAEDVMITSFMKVFTNLKNFQHKGSFEGWIRRIMVNECISYIRVQKKVKFIDDEIYFEESFNSIESQFSVEDIQFLIDSLPDGYKMVFNLYAIEGYKHHEIASQLGITEGTSKSQLSHARKMLQQQIHKLKRNEMGYKTNVD, encoded by the coding sequence TTGAAAGTAATCAATTTACATCAAGAGGAAAATGAAACTATTCAGTTAGCAATCGAAAACAATCGGTTTGCACAACAGCAAATTTACACTCAGTTTTCTCCAAAAATGTTAAGCGTTTGTCGCCGGTATATAAATGACATTCACCAAGCAGAAGATGTAATGATCACTTCTTTTATGAAAGTTTTTACTAACCTGAAAAATTTTCAGCACAAAGGAAGTTTCGAAGGTTGGATTAGGCGGATTATGGTGAATGAATGCATTTCTTATATCAGAGTTCAAAAAAAAGTTAAGTTTATTGATGACGAAATATACTTTGAGGAAAGTTTCAACAGTATCGAAAGTCAATTTTCTGTTGAGGATATTCAGTTTTTGATCGACAGTTTGCCGGATGGATATAAAATGGTTTTTAATTTATATGCTATCGAAGGGTACAAACATCACGAAATCGCCAGTCAATTGGGGATAACTGAAGGAACATCAAAATCGCAATTGTCTCACGCCAGAAAAATGTTGCAACAACAAATACATAAGTTGAAAAGGAATGAAATGGGGTATAAAACAAATGTTGATTAA
- a CDS encoding polyprenyl synthetase family protein — protein sequence MNITSQIKQPIFDEMELFEKKFYESMTSQVALLNRITYYIVNRKGKQMRPMFVFLTAKMVSAGIVNERTYRGACVIELIHTATLVHDDVVDDSNRRRGFFSINALWKNKIAVLVGDYLLSKGLLLSIDNGDFDLLRIISVAVREMSEGELLQIEKARRLDITEDVYYEIIRKKTATLIAACCALGAKSVIEDEVQVENMRKFGELIGMAFQIKDDLFDYTEEAIGKPTGIDIKEQKMTLPLIHVLNNCSSKEKTWLINSIKNHNKDKKRVKEVIAFVKQQEGLIYAENKMVQFQQEALLLLENYPDSVFKEALILMVNYVIERKK from the coding sequence ATGAATATTACTTCCCAAATAAAGCAACCCATTTTTGATGAGATGGAACTTTTTGAAAAAAAGTTCTACGAATCCATGACTTCACAAGTGGCGCTTTTAAATCGTATTACCTATTATATTGTCAATAGAAAAGGAAAACAAATGCGTCCTATGTTTGTTTTTCTGACGGCAAAAATGGTTTCAGCAGGAATCGTAAACGAAAGAACCTATCGTGGAGCTTGTGTTATCGAACTGATTCATACTGCAACATTAGTTCATGATGATGTAGTTGATGATAGCAATCGCAGAAGAGGTTTTTTCTCCATTAATGCACTTTGGAAAAATAAAATTGCGGTACTTGTCGGGGATTATTTATTGTCTAAAGGATTATTACTTTCTATTGATAATGGTGATTTCGATTTACTTCGAATTATTTCTGTCGCTGTACGTGAAATGAGTGAAGGCGAATTACTTCAAATAGAAAAAGCCCGAAGACTCGACATCACAGAAGATGTTTATTATGAAATTATTCGAAAGAAAACAGCAACTCTTATAGCTGCTTGTTGTGCTCTTGGCGCAAAATCTGTTATTGAAGATGAAGTTCAAGTAGAGAACATGCGAAAATTCGGTGAACTTATTGGGATGGCTTTTCAAATAAAAGATGATTTATTTGATTATACCGAAGAAGCCATTGGTAAACCCACAGGAATTGATATTAAAGAGCAAAAAATGACTTTGCCGCTGATTCATGTTTTGAATAATTGTAGTTCAAAAGAGAAAACCTGGCTCATTAATTCCATCAAAAACCATAATAAAGATAAGAAACGCGTAAAAGAAGTTATTGCTTTTGTAAAACAGCAAGAAGGATTGATTTATGCCGAAAATAAAATGGTTCAGTTTCAGCAAGAAGCGCTTTTACTTTTAGAAAATTATCCGGATTCTGTCTTTAAAGAAGCCTTGATTTTGATGGTGAATTATGTAATTGAAAGAAAAAAGTAA
- the rlmN gene encoding 23S rRNA (adenine(2503)-C(2))-methyltransferase RlmN, translating to MQIDKKDIRALSKDQLRAFFVANGDQAFRGNQVYEWLWSKGAHSFDDMTNVAKATRTMLENNFVINHIKVDTMQRSSDGTVKNAVRLHDGLVVESVLIPTETRTTACVSSQVGCSLDCNFCATARLKRMRNLEPAEIYDQVIAIDKESRLYYNHPLSNIVFMGMGEPLMNYNNVLKAIEMITSPEGLGMSPKRIMVSTSGVPKMIKKLADDDVKFKLAVSLHSAIDEIRSRIMPFSENFPLADLRESLEYWYRKTKSKISYEYVVWKDINDNKASVDALVKFCKYVPCKVNLIEYNPIDDGEFQQASEESINAYIKALEANGIVVKVRRSRGKDIDAACGQLANKEA from the coding sequence ATGCAAATCGATAAAAAAGATATAAGAGCTTTATCAAAAGATCAATTAAGAGCTTTTTTTGTTGCGAATGGCGATCAGGCTTTTCGTGGAAATCAAGTTTATGAATGGTTGTGGAGCAAAGGAGCACATAGTTTTGACGACATGACAAATGTGGCCAAAGCTACGCGTACAATGCTCGAAAATAACTTTGTTATCAATCATATTAAAGTAGATACAATGCAGCGCAGTAGTGACGGAACTGTAAAAAATGCTGTTCGTTTGCATGATGGTTTGGTTGTAGAATCTGTTTTGATACCTACAGAAACCAGAACAACTGCTTGCGTTTCAAGTCAGGTGGGATGCAGTTTAGATTGTAATTTTTGTGCAACAGCACGATTAAAGAGAATGCGAAATCTAGAACCGGCTGAAATTTATGACCAAGTAATTGCCATCGACAAGGAGAGTCGTTTGTATTACAATCATCCGTTGTCCAATATTGTTTTTATGGGCATGGGCGAGCCGCTTATGAACTATAACAATGTCTTGAAAGCGATAGAAATGATTACGTCACCAGAAGGTTTAGGAATGTCGCCAAAACGAATTATGGTTTCTACATCGGGAGTTCCTAAAATGATTAAGAAACTCGCAGATGATGATGTGAAATTTAAATTAGCAGTTTCCTTACATTCCGCAATCGATGAAATTCGTTCCCGAATCATGCCTTTTAGTGAAAATTTCCCTTTGGCAGATTTGCGGGAATCATTAGAATATTGGTATCGAAAAACAAAAAGCAAAATTTCCTATGAATATGTGGTTTGGAAAGACATCAATGACAATAAAGCTTCTGTAGACGCATTAGTTAAATTTTGCAAATATGTGCCTTGTAAAGTCAATTTGATAGAATACAACCCAATTGATGACGGGGAATTTCAACAAGCTTCCGAGGAATCTATAAATGCATACATAAAAGCATTAGAAGCAAACGGAATTGTAGTGAAAGTACGCAGAAGCCGCGGAAAAGATATTGATGCAGCTTGCGGTCAATTAGCCAATAAAGAAGCGTAG
- a CDS encoding YceI family protein, whose amino-acid sequence MKSTTIKSFFLTIVFFGMLFSAQAQKSFSVDAKSNFSVFGTSTLHDWEMKSGSGSGTANFTVTDSKLTDINALTVSILTESIKSGKNAMDKIAYETLKSSKNKTIKYVLKSADKVNETTWNLTGTYTIAGVSKELKTQVKVAVINGIVTLQGANKITFEEFGMKSPTAMFGAIKTGQDLTIKFNINFK is encoded by the coding sequence ATGAAATCAACAACAATTAAATCGTTCTTTTTGACAATAGTATTCTTCGGAATGTTATTTTCTGCTCAAGCTCAAAAAAGTTTTTCCGTAGATGCTAAATCAAATTTTTCAGTATTTGGAACATCTACATTACATGACTGGGAAATGAAATCCGGTTCTGGATCTGGAACAGCAAACTTCACCGTTACCGATTCTAAGTTAACAGACATTAATGCATTGACTGTTTCCATTTTGACAGAAAGCATAAAAAGCGGTAAAAATGCAATGGATAAAATTGCATACGAAACGTTGAAAAGCAGTAAAAATAAAACTATTAAATATGTTTTAAAATCAGCTGATAAAGTAAACGAAACTACATGGAACTTAACAGGAACTTATACGATTGCCGGAGTTAGCAAAGAATTGAAAACACAGGTAAAAGTTGCAGTAATTAACGGAATCGTAACGCTTCAAGGCGCAAACAAAATCACGTTTGAAGAGTTTGGAATGAAATCTCCAACTGCTATGTTTGGCGCTATCAAAACAGGACAAGACTTAACAATAAAATTCAATATTAATTTCAAATAA
- a CDS encoding O-methyltransferase, with amino-acid sequence MHFISQDLEDYIEQHSEKEPELLAALNKETYQKILLPRMLSGHFQGRVLSMLAKLIRPVNILEIGTYTGYSALCLCEGMQENGQLHTIDIKEELVDFQRKHFDKSPWGKQIVQHLGEATAIIPNLDLKFDLVFIDADKENYLNYFELIVPKMNKGGIILSDNVLWSGKVLEPLQKKDISTKILLEYNLLLKNDPRVETVLLPIRDGLTVSRVI; translated from the coding sequence ATGCATTTCATTTCCCAAGATTTAGAGGATTATATTGAGCAACATTCTGAAAAAGAACCAGAATTGTTAGCCGCTTTAAATAAAGAAACGTATCAAAAAATCTTATTGCCCAGAATGCTTAGCGGCCATTTTCAAGGACGTGTTTTGAGCATGCTTGCCAAACTGATTCGTCCGGTGAATATTCTCGAAATTGGGACTTATACAGGCTATTCTGCGTTGTGTTTGTGTGAAGGAATGCAGGAAAATGGACAATTACATACGATTGATATCAAGGAGGAACTAGTTGATTTTCAGCGAAAACATTTTGACAAATCGCCTTGGGGAAAACAAATCGTGCAACATTTAGGCGAAGCCACTGCAATTATTCCAAATTTAGATCTGAAATTTGATTTGGTTTTTATTGATGCTGATAAAGAAAACTACCTGAATTATTTTGAGTTAATTGTTCCAAAAATGAATAAAGGCGGTATTATTTTATCGGATAATGTGCTGTGGAGCGGTAAGGTTTTAGAGCCTTTACAGAAAAAAGACATCAGTACAAAAATATTATTGGAATACAATCTTTTATTAAAAAATGACCCCAGAGTTGAAACGGTTTTATTACCAATTCGGGATGGATTGACGGTGAGCAGAGTGATTTAA
- a CDS encoding phosphatase PAP2 family protein, with translation MLEKILSLDTRLFIYLNSLGSETYDGFWLFITKQANWTPFFLLLLYLIYKKLGAKQTLFLLLFVAALVTITDQTTNLFKHTFQRLRPCNNLEIKSFIRIVQSRDSFSFFSGHAANTMAVATFLYLNLKQYFKYLGFLFLWPLIFAYSRIYLGLHYPLDIISGYICGLILGSLMFKGYQILQKKYFPK, from the coding sequence ATGTTGGAAAAAATCCTGTCTCTCGACACCCGATTATTTATTTACTTGAACAGTCTGGGCTCAGAAACCTATGATGGTTTCTGGCTTTTTATTACTAAACAAGCGAATTGGACTCCATTTTTTCTACTTCTATTGTACTTGATTTATAAAAAATTAGGCGCAAAACAAACCTTGTTTTTACTGTTGTTTGTAGCCGCATTGGTAACGATTACAGACCAAACGACCAACTTGTTCAAACACACTTTTCAAAGATTGCGCCCTTGCAATAATCTCGAAATAAAGTCTTTTATACGAATTGTTCAATCCAGAGATTCCTTTAGTTTTTTCTCGGGGCATGCCGCTAATACCATGGCCGTTGCAACATTTTTGTACCTGAATTTAAAACAATATTTCAAGTATTTAGGATTCCTGTTTCTTTGGCCTTTAATCTTCGCTTACAGCAGGATATATCTGGGATTGCATTATCCGTTAGACATTATAAGCGGGTATATTTGCGGACTAATATTAGGTTCATTGATGTTCAAAGGATATCAAATACTACAAAAAAAGTACTTCCCAAAATAG
- a CDS encoding Sec-independent protein translocase subunit TatA/TatB, with protein MFGIGGGELIFIMFIVLMLFGSDKVPEIARTMGKAMAQLKNATNDIKSEIQKGAEANGFDQRALTDLTGNITSEINKAKDNLLGDTSNFTSISNTFTSEIDKAKDNLLGDTTTQVEKAKEEIEDSIGPIKRQM; from the coding sequence ATGTTTGGCATAGGAGGAGGAGAATTAATTTTTATCATGTTTATAGTACTAATGCTTTTTGGATCAGATAAAGTTCCAGAAATTGCACGTACCATGGGAAAAGCAATGGCACAGTTAAAAAACGCTACAAATGATATCAAAAGTGAAATTCAAAAAGGAGCTGAGGCTAATGGATTTGACCAAAGAGCATTGACGGATTTAACGGGTAACATCACATCAGAAATCAACAAAGCAAAAGATAATTTATTAGGAGATACTTCAAATTTCACTTCTATATCAAATACCTTTACTTCAGAAATCGACAAAGCAAAAGACAATCTGTTAGGAGATACTACCACTCAGGTTGAGAAAGCAAAAGAAGAAATAGAAGATAGCATAGGTCCTATAAAACGCCAAATGTAA